One genomic segment of Natrinema sp. HArc-T2 includes these proteins:
- a CDS encoding IS110 family transposase, whose translation MYLGIDTHTRYSQVAVVVHDGNLQDEIRLPNDRLDELAEQYAGGEAAIEASGHYRPVYEMLDEHLDVTLVNPSKNRVIADATVKTDRIDAKRLAHMLRADMLVESYVPSDEIRTLRDLVRTRKALVEERTAEKNRVRAVLKRTDNAYDSELFGPTGREFLAELSLSDADRTIVEAHLSVIDEYDAQIEKLEAKIEQKTLESPAAQRLLSIPGVGQSTAR comes from the coding sequence ATGTACCTCGGAATAGACACCCACACACGATACTCGCAAGTTGCCGTCGTTGTCCACGACGGCAACTTGCAAGATGAGATTCGCTTGCCAAACGATCGTCTTGACGAACTCGCCGAACAGTACGCCGGTGGCGAAGCTGCGATCGAAGCATCTGGCCACTACCGCCCGGTGTACGAGATGCTCGACGAGCATCTCGACGTAACACTCGTCAACCCTTCAAAGAACAGGGTCATCGCCGATGCGACGGTCAAGACCGATCGCATCGACGCGAAACGACTCGCACACATGCTTCGGGCGGACATGCTCGTTGAGAGTTACGTCCCGTCGGACGAGATCCGCACATTGCGGGATCTCGTCCGAACGAGGAAGGCGCTCGTCGAAGAACGGACAGCAGAGAAAAACCGCGTCAGAGCTGTCCTCAAGCGCACCGACAACGCCTACGACAGCGAGTTGTTCGGCCCAACTGGGCGAGAGTTCCTCGCGGAACTCTCGCTCAGTGATGCTGATCGAACGATCGTCGAAGCACACCTCTCCGTGATCGACGAGTACGACGCACAGATCGAGAAGCTCGAAGCAAAGATCGAGCAGAAGACACTGGAATCGCCAGCAGCCCAGCGGCTGCTGTCGATTCCGGGTGTTGGCCAGTCCACGGCGCGGTAA
- a CDS encoding winged helix-turn-helix domain-containing protein: MDPSSTSESPSSAGAGGNEAFQLLSDETRIGILRVLWDAHDPAQETPVRFADLRERLGVEDPGRLNYHLNKLLDRFVRRTDAGYELMDSGKRVVRMLLSGTAIDNPEIDPVAVDISCWYCGGGVEWSYRDGWRYLECTSCDARCVESFPPGVISKNEFPPSGLRDRTPNEINEADRIWGAHRRASVMDGVCPECAGDMPVTAIDICEDHRPDWDEYQFCENCGSIFRVLVSHVCEGCKYRWQMPTLFYPSRQPALIAFFYEHGVEFDLATHEQRTLLLDFEEDLVSMDPLRIRISIPLENEMLQFTYDERMELVKESRRERQP, translated from the coding sequence ATGGATCCCTCGAGCACGAGCGAATCGCCCTCGTCGGCCGGTGCCGGCGGCAACGAGGCGTTCCAACTTCTCTCGGACGAGACCCGGATTGGCATCTTGCGGGTGCTCTGGGACGCCCACGATCCCGCCCAGGAGACGCCCGTGCGGTTCGCGGACCTCCGCGAGCGCCTCGGCGTCGAGGATCCCGGCCGTTTGAACTACCACCTAAACAAGCTGCTAGATAGGTTCGTCCGACGAACCGACGCAGGCTACGAGCTCATGGACTCGGGCAAACGGGTCGTCAGGATGCTGTTGTCCGGTACAGCGATCGACAACCCGGAGATCGACCCCGTGGCCGTAGATATCTCCTGTTGGTACTGCGGGGGTGGTGTGGAATGGAGCTACCGGGACGGGTGGCGCTACCTGGAATGTACCAGCTGTGACGCCCGGTGCGTCGAATCCTTCCCACCTGGCGTCATCAGCAAAAACGAGTTCCCTCCGTCGGGGCTGCGCGACCGTACGCCCAATGAGATCAATGAGGCGGATCGGATCTGGGGCGCTCACCGGCGGGCGTCGGTGATGGACGGCGTCTGCCCAGAGTGCGCGGGCGATATGCCCGTCACTGCGATCGATATCTGCGAGGATCATCGCCCGGACTGGGACGAATACCAGTTCTGCGAGAACTGCGGATCGATCTTCCGGGTGCTGGTCTCGCACGTCTGCGAGGGCTGCAAGTACCGGTGGCAGATGCCGACGTTGTTCTATCCGTCGAGACAGCCGGCGCTAATTGCGTTCTTCTACGAGCACGGCGTCGAGTTCGACCTCGCCACGCACGAGCAACGCACGCTTCTGCTCGACTTCGAGGAGGACCTGGTCTCGATGGATCCCCTTCGCATCCGTATCTCGATTCCATTGGAAAATGAAATGCTTCAGTTCACGTACGACGAACGGATGGAGCTCGTGAAAGAGAGTCGGCGAGAGCGACAACCCTGA
- a CDS encoding transposase, whose translation MDRFDRQEELVSYAGLDPMVHQSGDMEVHGSISKEGSAPLRWALVQCAHVSVRYDDYLGNFYTRLKQRKNKQIAIVATARKMLVSIFYMLKRQEPYDPPEVSA comes from the coding sequence ATTGATCGGTTTGACCGGCAGGAAGAGTTGGTGAGTTACGCTGGACTCGATCCAATGGTTCATCAGTCCGGCGACATGGAAGTCCATGGAAGCATCAGCAAAGAGGGCTCAGCGCCACTGCGCTGGGCCCTCGTCCAATGTGCCCATGTTTCCGTCCGGTACGACGATTACCTCGGCAACTTCTACACACGGTTGAAACAGCGGAAAAACAAGCAGATAGCGATTGTTGCAACAGCTCGGAAAATGCTGGTCTCCATCTTCTACATGCTGAAGCGACAGGAGCCGTACGATCCACCGGAGGTGAGTGCCTGA
- a CDS encoding type II toxin-antitoxin system VapC family toxin gives MTDTIVFDTEPLVAYLDDEPGSDTVEEWIDRVASGEIEGYISPVTKTEILYVGSRVGFRPADVRASLE, from the coding sequence ATGACGGACACGATCGTTTTTGATACGGAACCACTCGTTGCCTATCTGGACGATGAACCAGGGAGTGATACTGTCGAAGAGTGGATTGACCGCGTTGCATCTGGCGAGATCGAGGGCTACATCAGTCCAGTAACGAAAACAGAGATTCTCTACGTTGGGTCTCGAGTTGGATTCCGCCCTGCTGATGTCCGAGCAAGTCTCGAATGA
- a CDS encoding AbrB/MazE/SpoVT family DNA-binding domain-containing protein — protein MSSNTPSNGEERVVSVTEKGQATIPKQLREKHGIPAPGRVKFLENEDGEIVVRPVGSMREFRGLERDGDEDRPATAVLREERERDKQRADDVVECFSSDPEDE, from the coding sequence GTGTCAAGTAATACACCGTCTAATGGTGAGGAGCGTGTCGTCTCTGTCACCGAAAAAGGGCAGGCGACGATCCCCAAGCAGCTTCGGGAGAAACACGGCATTCCTGCGCCAGGACGAGTCAAATTCCTCGAGAACGAGGATGGAGAAATCGTTGTCCGGCCAGTCGGCTCAATGCGAGAGTTCCGCGGTCTCGAGCGCGATGGCGATGAGGACCGTCCCGCAACAGCGGTCCTGCGTGAGGAACGCGAACGCGACAAACAGCGAGCCGATGACGTCGTAGAGTGCTTTTCCAGCGACCCGGAGGACGAATGA